One Actinomycetota bacterium genomic window carries:
- the argS gene encoding arginine--tRNA ligase, producing MIEKKLKALIREAVSGAAADLGAEPPVEIELIRPPQKRFGDFSTNVAMAWGARLKRNPGEVAAAIVHQMPKADFLSSAEVAPPGFINFHVVHLWLYDVLREVVARGDSFGLLDPTGERAQVEFVSANPTGPLHVGHARNTALGDAIASILEAAGFGVEREYYWNDSGTQMELLGQSVEARYLARFGVPAEVPENGYHGEYVDDVAAQIAEEVGDRFVHEEPEARRKWFVEESRRRMIEWIRSTLDRFGVHFDSWFSEAYLEQSGAVEEAVKLLRQKGFAYDADGAVWFRSTEFGDDKDRVLIRSNGAPTYFAKDVAYLRDKFGRGFDRLVYVWGADHHGDVVRVRGAAQALGYDPEAMEFVLYQFVSLYRGGQPVKMSKRAGDLITLDELLDEVGADAARYALLARSSDSPINFDIEEVSRQSLENPVYYVQYAHARIASIIRHASERGIDLAPIDSVDLERLDAEAELDLLRKISELPEEVEVAANLRAPYRLARYVEDLAALFHRFYTECRVVTDDAALTQARLWLCVAAKQAIANVLGLLGVSAPEAMERVDEDTEATDDSGVTERSGAAEGSGTGA from the coding sequence GTGATCGAGAAGAAGCTGAAGGCGCTCATCCGTGAAGCTGTGTCGGGGGCGGCCGCCGACCTCGGGGCCGAACCGCCGGTCGAGATCGAGCTGATCCGGCCCCCGCAGAAGCGGTTCGGGGACTTCTCCACGAACGTGGCCATGGCGTGGGGGGCCCGGCTGAAGCGGAACCCCGGCGAGGTCGCGGCGGCCATCGTCCACCAGATGCCGAAAGCGGACTTCCTGTCCTCCGCCGAGGTTGCCCCGCCCGGTTTCATCAACTTCCACGTGGTGCACCTGTGGCTGTACGACGTGCTCCGGGAGGTGGTCGCGCGGGGCGACTCGTTCGGACTGCTGGATCCGACCGGGGAGCGGGCCCAGGTCGAGTTCGTGTCGGCCAATCCCACCGGGCCACTGCATGTCGGGCACGCGCGCAACACCGCGCTCGGCGATGCCATCGCATCCATCCTCGAGGCGGCGGGGTTCGGGGTCGAGCGCGAGTACTACTGGAACGACAGCGGGACCCAGATGGAGCTCCTCGGCCAGTCGGTGGAGGCACGGTACCTGGCCCGATTCGGTGTGCCGGCCGAGGTCCCCGAGAACGGCTACCACGGCGAGTACGTGGACGACGTCGCGGCGCAGATCGCGGAGGAAGTCGGCGACCGGTTCGTGCACGAGGAACCGGAGGCCCGGCGGAAGTGGTTCGTGGAGGAGAGCCGCCGGCGCATGATCGAGTGGATCCGGTCGACGCTGGACCGGTTCGGCGTGCATTTCGACTCGTGGTTCTCCGAGGCCTACCTGGAGCAGTCGGGCGCGGTCGAGGAGGCCGTGAAACTGTTGCGGCAGAAGGGGTTCGCGTACGACGCCGACGGCGCGGTGTGGTTCCGCTCCACGGAGTTCGGTGACGACAAGGACCGGGTCCTGATCCGGAGCAACGGCGCTCCCACGTATTTCGCCAAGGACGTGGCGTACCTGCGCGACAAGTTCGGCCGGGGATTCGACCGGCTGGTGTACGTGTGGGGCGCCGACCACCACGGTGACGTGGTACGGGTGCGGGGCGCGGCCCAGGCCCTCGGGTACGACCCGGAGGCCATGGAGTTCGTCCTCTACCAGTTCGTCTCGCTGTACCGCGGGGGCCAACCGGTGAAGATGAGCAAGCGGGCCGGGGACCTCATCACGCTCGACGAGCTGCTGGACGAGGTGGGGGCCGACGCCGCGCGATACGCGCTGCTGGCGCGATCCAGTGATTCCCCGATCAACTTCGACATCGAGGAGGTCTCCCGCCAGAGCCTGGAGAACCCCGTCTACTACGTGCAGTACGCGCACGCCCGGATCGCCAGCATCATCCGCCACGCGTCGGAGCGGGGGATCGACCTCGCGCCGATCGACTCCGTGGATCTGGAGCGGCTGGACGCGGAGGCCGAGCTCGACCTGCTACGGAAGATCTCGGAGCTACCCGAGGAGGTGGAGGTCGCCGCGAACCTCCGGGCGCCGTACCGCCTGGCGCGGTACGTGGAGGACTTGGCCGCCTTGTTCCACCGGTTCTACACGGAGTGCCGGGTGGTCACGGACGACGCCGCGCTCACCCAGGCCCGGCTGTGGCTGTGCGTGGCGGCGAAGCAGGCCATCGCCAACGTGCTGGGGCTGCTGGGCGTCTCCGCGCCGGAGGCGATGGAGCGGGTGGACGAGGACACCGAGGCCACCGATGACTCCGGCGTCACTGAGAGATCCGGCGCCGCGGAGGGCTCCGGCACCGGTGCGTGA
- a CDS encoding MGMT family protein codes for MHHLSVCLPVDPIEPAGCCAIKLWPGPLAGVEEPSRGGDWSRLHAALAALPLGAWTSYSDVAELIGSHQVPIGQHLATTPGVLNAHRVLKAGGRVADAFHWSDPTDTRDVHDVLQAEGIHFGPDRRADPSQCLQADDLAALIGEVIEPVPPEEDREYGWRFQRMLRYLPRFYDAPEGRLHEDDARAFAIQEGYDPRGVAGFCQGTASWRKDGPLRVLTDAGRELYGLADRVFGSDRVPLLREALTGSDP; via the coding sequence GTGCATCACCTGTCCGTCTGTCTTCCGGTCGACCCGATCGAACCGGCGGGTTGCTGTGCGATCAAACTTTGGCCCGGCCCCCTCGCCGGAGTGGAGGAGCCCTCACGCGGGGGGGACTGGAGCCGTCTGCATGCGGCTCTTGCCGCGCTGCCGTTGGGAGCCTGGACCTCCTACAGCGACGTAGCCGAGCTCATCGGCTCCCATCAGGTGCCCATCGGCCAACACCTCGCAACGACCCCTGGCGTCCTCAACGCACATCGGGTGCTCAAAGCGGGAGGTCGAGTAGCCGACGCGTTCCACTGGAGTGATCCGACGGACACTCGCGACGTCCACGACGTCCTCCAGGCGGAAGGCATTCACTTCGGTCCTGATAGGCGCGCCGATCCCTCCCAGTGCCTGCAGGCCGATGACCTCGCCGCTCTCATCGGCGAGGTGATCGAGCCGGTCCCGCCAGAGGAGGACCGCGAATACGGCTGGCGGTTCCAGCGCATGCTCCGCTATCTGCCCCGCTTCTACGACGCGCCCGAGGGCCGTCTCCACGAGGACGATGCTCGAGCCTTCGCTATCCAGGAGGGGTACGACCCCCGCGGGGTGGCTGGCTTCTGCCAGGGCACTGCCAGCTGGCGGAAGGATGGACCGCTCCGCGTGCTTACCGACGCCGGGCGCGAACTCTACGGGCTCGCCGACCGGGTGTTCGGTTCCGATCGCGTGCCATTGCTTCGAGAGGCGCTCACCGGCTCTGACCCGTAA
- a CDS encoding DNA adenine methylase, with protein sequence MGSKYRVVPHLVDVLAGLPFSSALDAFSGSGVVSYALKAMGKRVTTNDFLNFSAVVARATVENAEVLLAAEDIERIVGPPADDRDFIRKTFEGLYFSQEDHAFLDGAWSHLESLPSYKRDIALAALCLAAARKQPRGVFTVTDLRYDDGRRNLHMPLRDQFRLTAEAYNTVVFDNGQDCRALCQDIFEVDPSGFDLVYFDPPYAPPRDDNDYIKRYHFLEGLSVYWRGQEIMEHTATKKLRKRFTPFAYKRTIVKALGDLFDRFSDSIIVLSYNSQSVPDEEEIRRLLRKVKRRVDCYAVPHRYHFGTHASALRRQAHEYIFVAR encoded by the coding sequence ATGGGCTCTAAGTACCGAGTCGTGCCCCATCTTGTCGACGTCCTTGCCGGCCTGCCCTTCTCTTCCGCCCTGGACGCCTTCAGCGGGAGCGGCGTGGTATCATACGCGCTCAAGGCCATGGGGAAGCGGGTCACGACGAACGATTTCCTCAACTTCTCCGCCGTCGTGGCCCGAGCGACCGTCGAGAACGCCGAGGTGCTGCTCGCGGCCGAGGACATCGAGCGGATCGTCGGACCCCCTGCCGACGACCGCGACTTCATCCGCAAGACCTTCGAGGGGCTCTACTTTTCGCAGGAGGATCACGCCTTCCTGGACGGAGCCTGGTCCCACCTCGAGTCGCTGCCGTCCTACAAGCGGGACATCGCTCTCGCCGCCCTGTGCCTGGCCGCCGCGAGGAAGCAGCCTCGGGGAGTGTTCACGGTCACCGACCTGCGCTACGACGACGGCCGGCGGAACCTCCACATGCCTCTCCGCGACCAGTTCCGCCTGACGGCAGAGGCGTACAACACCGTGGTCTTCGACAACGGACAGGACTGCCGCGCCCTCTGCCAGGACATCTTCGAGGTGGACCCCTCTGGATTCGACCTCGTCTACTTCGACCCGCCCTATGCCCCGCCGCGCGATGACAACGACTACATCAAGCGCTACCACTTCCTCGAGGGGCTCTCTGTGTACTGGCGGGGGCAGGAGATCATGGAGCACACCGCGACGAAGAAGCTCCGCAAGCGCTTCACGCCGTTCGCCTACAAGCGCACGATCGTCAAGGCTCTGGGGGATCTCTTCGACCGATTCAGCGACAGCATCATCGTGCTCTCCTATAACTCCCAGTCAGTGCCGGACGAGGAGGAGATCCGCCGTCTCCTGAGAAAGGTGAAGCGGCGGGTTGACTGCTACGCCGTCCCGCACCGCTACCACTTCGGCACGCACGCTTCCGCTCTGCGCCGGCAGGCGCACGAGTACATCTTCGTGGCCCGGTAG
- a CDS encoding antibiotic biosynthesis monooxygenase — protein MSSERPGGSVPEPRTGPVGERVTTVISRTVRPGREGDFGQWVHGIIEASSVFPGHLSASVLHDPGSRDYHVLFQFTDRSRLDAWMESGERKEWLARLEGVIEAERGVQHTTGLETWFTLPGAGVPTMKPPPRWKMWLVSLAALYPLALLFLALVAPHVKGWPLVARAALLPFCLLTLMTYVVMPVVTRLAARWLRPAGGGSQGEP, from the coding sequence ATGTCGTCGGAGAGGCCGGGTGGATCCGTCCCCGAGCCCCGCACCGGGCCGGTGGGGGAACGGGTCACCACGGTGATCAGCCGGACGGTGAGGCCGGGCAGGGAGGGAGACTTCGGGCAGTGGGTCCACGGCATCATCGAGGCCTCCTCCGTGTTCCCGGGGCATCTGAGCGCCAGCGTGCTCCACGACCCCGGCAGCCGGGACTACCATGTCCTGTTCCAGTTCACCGACCGATCACGGCTCGACGCCTGGATGGAGTCCGGGGAGCGGAAGGAGTGGCTGGCTCGACTCGAGGGCGTCATCGAAGCCGAACGGGGGGTCCAGCACACCACCGGCCTGGAGACCTGGTTCACGTTGCCGGGCGCGGGGGTCCCCACCATGAAGCCGCCGCCTCGGTGGAAGATGTGGCTGGTCTCGCTGGCTGCGCTGTATCCGCTGGCGCTGCTGTTCCTGGCGCTCGTCGCCCCGCACGTGAAGGGGTGGCCCCTCGTGGCCCGGGCGGCGCTGCTCCCGTTCTGCCTGCTCACCCTCATGACCTACGTGGTCATGCCGGTGGTCACGCGCCTGGCCGCCCGGTGGCTGCGGCCCGCGGGCGGCGGCTCCCAAGGAGAGCCCTGA
- a CDS encoding YciI family protein, translating into MELEAFELVILRRPPDAASYDEETLERIQREHLAYQESLRAAGRIVTNGPVLDQPDPSLRGITFYRTGSLEEARRLAEQDPAVRAGRLAVDVMTWLCPPGTMVRPGRPVSEPS; encoded by the coding sequence ATGGAGCTCGAGGCGTTCGAGCTGGTCATCCTGCGCAGGCCGCCCGATGCCGCCTCGTACGACGAGGAGACCCTCGAACGCATCCAGCGTGAGCATCTCGCGTACCAGGAGTCCCTTCGCGCCGCGGGGCGGATCGTGACCAACGGTCCGGTGCTGGACCAGCCCGATCCATCGTTGCGGGGCATCACGTTCTACCGCACGGGGTCGCTCGAGGAGGCCCGCCGGCTCGCCGAGCAGGACCCCGCCGTCCGCGCGGGCCGCCTGGCGGTGGACGTCATGACCTGGCTGTGCCCACCCGGGACCATGGTCCGCCCGGGCCGCCCGGTCTCCGAGCCGTCCTAA
- a CDS encoding DEAD/DEAH box helicase, with product MQSPSFADLGVSESIVRDLKRRGIEEPFPIQSMVLPDGLAGRNILARSRTGSGKTLAFAVTIVQRIERGSGRPVALVLAPTRELAVQILEEIRPLAATRNLRVAAAYGGTGVKASGDAARKADILVATPGRLEDLATRKLVSLDGVRILVLDEADRMLDMGFLPQVDAIVRRIPAQRQTLFLSATLDGEVGRLAGRFAPGAVLHEVESDRVTVDEAEHRFVPVTAEGKVASLARLIQNESGPVLVFVRTKRGADRLVQRLRAHDVQAAAMHGDLAQSQRERALARFRSGAVQALVATDVAARGIHVDGIANVVNYDPPEDHTAYVHRVGRTARAGRSGIGTTLVLPEQQADVSRIAAKLKLEDEFRQDGMTVAPARTVFTSKRGRRSLLHGRPGRGR from the coding sequence ATGCAGTCCCCTTCGTTCGCCGATCTCGGCGTATCCGAATCCATCGTGCGCGATCTGAAGCGCCGCGGCATCGAGGAGCCGTTCCCCATCCAGTCGATGGTCCTTCCGGACGGGCTGGCCGGGCGGAACATCCTGGCCCGCTCCCGAACCGGCTCCGGCAAGACGCTCGCGTTCGCCGTCACCATCGTCCAGCGCATCGAGCGCGGCTCAGGCCGGCCGGTGGCGCTCGTCCTCGCGCCCACCCGCGAGCTTGCCGTGCAGATCCTGGAGGAGATCCGGCCGCTCGCTGCGACCAGGAACCTGCGGGTCGCGGCGGCCTACGGCGGCACCGGGGTCAAGGCCTCCGGCGACGCCGCCCGGAAGGCGGACATCCTGGTGGCGACGCCCGGACGCCTGGAGGACCTCGCCACCCGCAAGCTCGTCTCGCTCGACGGGGTACGGATCCTCGTGCTCGACGAGGCCGACCGGATGCTCGACATGGGCTTCCTGCCCCAGGTCGACGCCATCGTGCGGCGGATCCCGGCCCAGCGGCAGACCCTGTTCCTTTCCGCCACCCTCGACGGCGAGGTCGGCAGGCTGGCCGGCCGGTTCGCACCCGGCGCCGTCCTCCACGAGGTGGAATCCGATCGGGTCACCGTGGACGAGGCCGAGCATCGGTTCGTTCCGGTGACGGCCGAGGGCAAGGTGGCGTCGCTGGCCCGCCTGATCCAGAACGAGTCCGGCCCGGTGCTGGTGTTCGTCCGGACCAAGCGTGGAGCCGACCGCCTGGTGCAACGGCTCCGCGCCCACGACGTGCAGGCCGCGGCGATGCACGGTGACCTGGCCCAGTCCCAGCGGGAGCGGGCGCTGGCCCGGTTCCGCTCCGGCGCGGTACAGGCGCTGGTGGCCACCGACGTGGCGGCCCGGGGCATCCACGTGGACGGCATCGCCAACGTCGTCAACTACGACCCGCCGGAGGACCACACTGCGTACGTGCACCGGGTGGGCCGTACGGCCCGCGCGGGGCGCAGCGGCATCGGGACGACGCTGGTGCTCCCCGAGCAGCAGGCCGACGTCAGCAGGATCGCCGCAAAGCTGAAGCTGGAGGACGAGTTCCGCCAGGACGGCATGACGGTCGCGCCTGCCCGGACGGTGTTCACCTCCAAGCGCGGCCGCCGGTCGCTCCTGCACGGGCGGCCCGGACGAGGACGCTGA
- a CDS encoding DinB family protein, which produces MDPARREALIARYREGPAVVTAALEGAGDEELDHRPADGGWSPREVVHHLGDSEMTSGIRLRKLLAEDAPTIQGYDEAEYARRLHYASRPIGPSLTAMQAAREATVPVLELLGEVDWSRAGTHEESGPYSVETWLEIYAVHAHDHAEQIRRALAESRAARAR; this is translated from the coding sequence GTGGACCCAGCACGCCGAGAGGCACTGATCGCGCGGTACCGGGAGGGACCGGCCGTGGTGACGGCCGCCCTGGAAGGGGCCGGCGACGAGGAGCTCGACCATCGGCCGGCGGATGGTGGGTGGTCCCCCCGGGAGGTCGTCCATCACCTGGGGGACAGCGAGATGACCTCGGGGATCCGGCTGCGCAAGCTCTTGGCCGAGGACGCCCCGACGATCCAGGGCTACGACGAGGCGGAGTACGCCCGCCGCCTCCACTACGCGTCGCGGCCCATCGGGCCGTCGCTGACGGCGATGCAGGCGGCCCGCGAGGCCACCGTTCCGGTCCTCGAGCTGCTCGGCGAGGTGGACTGGAGCCGCGCGGGGACCCACGAGGAGAGCGGCCCGTACTCGGTGGAGACGTGGCTCGAGATCTATGCCGTGCACGCGCACGATCACGCCGAGCAGATCCGCCGCGCCCTCGCGGAGAGCCGCGCCGCCCGGGCGCGCTGA
- a CDS encoding flippase-like domain-containing protein, giving the protein MGGGQEDVEARAKRRRRLLFRVALQLLALGAVAFVFLRERHLFAGFGSTMSRITWYWLVLALVAELASIVPLAEAQRPVLSVGGVSAPRGQMILVTLASNAISMSVPGGVAVAEGYAYNRYRRFGASQAVAAWGELAAGALAFCALAGIALTGAIIDAGGIAAVLLPVLSVVFAGSAAAAAVFRHPHVLVAWVEWIEGHLGRHLGGLVARASTRVRDIARGLRGVHPTVPQWVAAFWLSALNWLLDVACLAFAFLAVGGPVPWGAVFLAFAGTKVVSSIGITPGGLGIVEGGLVATFVAYGADGATAVAAVVVYRALTLVGLVGVGWVVVGVQALRAKRRS; this is encoded by the coding sequence GTGGGCGGGGGGCAGGAGGACGTCGAGGCGAGGGCGAAACGACGGCGCCGGCTCCTGTTCCGCGTCGCGCTCCAGCTACTCGCGCTGGGGGCCGTCGCCTTCGTGTTCCTGCGGGAACGCCACCTGTTCGCCGGATTCGGCTCCACCATGTCCCGGATCACCTGGTACTGGCTGGTGCTGGCCCTGGTCGCCGAGCTGGCCTCCATCGTTCCCCTGGCCGAGGCCCAGCGCCCGGTCCTGTCGGTGGGCGGGGTGTCCGCGCCGCGTGGACAGATGATCCTGGTCACCCTGGCCAGCAACGCCATCTCGATGTCCGTGCCCGGTGGGGTGGCCGTGGCGGAGGGCTACGCGTACAACCGGTACCGGCGGTTCGGCGCGAGCCAGGCGGTGGCGGCGTGGGGGGAGCTGGCGGCGGGGGCGCTGGCGTTCTGCGCGCTGGCGGGCATCGCGCTGACCGGCGCGATCATCGACGCCGGAGGCATCGCGGCCGTCCTGCTCCCCGTGCTCTCGGTGGTGTTCGCGGGGTCGGCCGCCGCCGCCGCGGTCTTCCGCCACCCTCACGTCCTGGTGGCGTGGGTGGAGTGGATCGAGGGACACCTCGGCAGGCACCTCGGAGGCCTGGTGGCCCGGGCCAGCACCCGGGTCCGCGACATCGCCCGGGGGCTCCGGGGCGTGCACCCCACCGTTCCTCAGTGGGTGGCGGCGTTCTGGCTGTCCGCGTTGAACTGGCTCCTGGACGTGGCCTGCCTGGCGTTCGCGTTCCTGGCGGTGGGCGGCCCCGTCCCGTGGGGCGCGGTGTTCCTCGCCTTCGCCGGGACCAAGGTGGTCTCGAGCATCGGGATCACCCCGGGCGGGCTCGGCATCGTCGAGGGCGGGCTGGTGGCGACGTTCGTCGCCTACGGCGCGGACGGCGCGACCGCCGTGGCCGCCGTCGTCGTGTACCGGGCCCTCACCCTGGTTGGCCTGGTCGGGGTGGGCTGGGTGGTGGTCGGGGTCCAGGCCCTGCGGGCGAAGCGGCGGTCGTGA
- a CDS encoding beta-eliminating lyase-related protein, translated as METDLSAQEEQALRASCTRFLYGHGFRSPADLLSELPDEIAPDRYGEGGVVAELEAEVATLLGKPAGVFLPSGTMAQQITLRVHADRRGSRTVVFHPTCHLDVHEGKGYERLHGLVGRPAGDAHRLLALEDLQGVAERPAALLLELPQREIGGPLPAWDDLVAQVEWAHGRGAAVHMDGARLWGCGPFYQRTLAEIAEPFDTVYVSFYKQLGGITGSCVAGPEDIVAEVREWRRRHGGTLFALWPYAASALASMRRRLPSMPRYVEHARAIAAAVGDLPGLEVVPDPPPAGTMHLLLHAPADRLRAASLRLAREDGIWTWPRPEPTAAPGVQEVELEVGDATLEFDPAEVRDVLEVLLA; from the coding sequence GTGGAAACGGACCTCTCCGCCCAGGAAGAACAGGCGCTTCGCGCGTCGTGCACCCGCTTCCTGTACGGCCACGGGTTCCGGTCCCCTGCGGACCTGCTGAGCGAGCTTCCCGACGAGATCGCCCCCGACCGCTACGGCGAGGGCGGGGTCGTCGCGGAGCTCGAGGCCGAGGTGGCCACGCTGCTGGGGAAGCCCGCGGGCGTGTTCCTGCCCAGCGGGACCATGGCCCAGCAGATCACGCTTCGGGTCCATGCCGACCGCCGGGGGAGCCGGACGGTGGTGTTCCACCCCACCTGCCACCTCGACGTGCACGAGGGAAAGGGATACGAGCGGTTGCACGGGCTGGTCGGACGGCCCGCGGGGGACGCGCACCGGCTGCTGGCGCTGGAGGACCTCCAGGGCGTGGCCGAGCGACCCGCCGCGCTGCTGCTGGAGCTCCCGCAGCGCGAGATCGGGGGACCGCTTCCCGCCTGGGACGACCTCGTCGCGCAGGTCGAATGGGCGCACGGCCGCGGCGCCGCGGTCCACATGGACGGCGCGCGGCTGTGGGGCTGCGGGCCGTTCTACCAGCGGACCCTGGCCGAGATCGCCGAGCCGTTCGACACCGTCTACGTGTCGTTCTACAAGCAGCTCGGCGGCATCACCGGCTCCTGCGTGGCCGGCCCGGAGGACATCGTGGCCGAGGTCCGCGAGTGGCGGCGGCGCCACGGCGGGACCCTGTTCGCGTTGTGGCCCTACGCGGCGTCCGCGCTGGCCAGCATGCGCCGCCGCCTTCCCTCGATGCCGAGGTACGTCGAACACGCCCGGGCCATCGCCGCGGCCGTCGGCGACCTGCCCGGCCTGGAGGTCGTTCCCGATCCGCCGCCGGCCGGGACGATGCACCTGCTGCTCCACGCGCCGGCCGACCGGCTGCGCGCCGCCTCGCTCCGGCTGGCCCGCGAGGACGGGATCTGGACGTGGCCGCGCCCGGAGCCCACCGCCGCCCCCGGAGTCCAGGAGGTCGAGCTGGAGGTCGGCGACGCCACCCTCGAGTTCGACCCGGCCGAGGTTCGAGACGTCCTGGAAGTGCTACTGGCCTGA